Proteins encoded in a region of the Candidatus Obscuribacter sp. genome:
- a CDS encoding serine/threonine protein kinase, with protein MDIAKGLAYAHSRGVLHTDVKPSNVMLTVRKDKKAKALIVDFGLARSINWETSRCLTSEIYGSPLYMSPEQCKGLPLDFRTDIYSFGCLMYETLTGDVPLKGETPADTFKLKFSQSPKPFAPQLMVPDKLARLVMDCLAVNPAKRPCSVNTVLRLLSTSVPSDQLDQTKPGYRRSS; from the coding sequence ATTGATATTGCAAAGGGTCTAGCCTACGCCCACAGCCGTGGCGTTTTGCACACTGACGTCAAGCCATCAAATGTGATGCTCACTGTGCGCAAAGACAAAAAGGCTAAGGCTCTGATTGTAGATTTTGGTCTGGCTCGGTCAATTAACTGGGAGACTTCGCGCTGTCTTACCAGCGAGATTTATGGCAGTCCTTTATATATGAGTCCAGAGCAGTGCAAAGGTCTGCCCCTGGATTTTCGCACCGACATCTATAGTTTTGGTTGTTTGATGTACGAGACATTGACCGGTGATGTGCCACTAAAGGGTGAAACACCAGCAGATACTTTTAAGCTCAAATTTAGTCAGAGTCCAAAACCATTTGCACCACAGTTGATGGTGCCTGACAAGCTAGCCCGACTGGTCATGGATTGTCTTGCGGTAAATCCAGCCAAAAGACCGTGTTCGGTCAATACTGTACTGCGTTTGCTCAGTACTTCGGTACCGTCGGATCAATTAGATCAGACCAAGCCAGGATACCGCCGCTCAAGTTGA
- a CDS encoding GlsB/YeaQ/YmgE family stress response membrane protein, whose translation MSILGFILYLIVAAVCAAIADRLVPGRVPGGFFTCAVFGILGAWIGGSLMGSIGPSLGGISILPAIVGSGLFIFLFSMISGRLRAS comes from the coding sequence ATGAGTATTCTAGGTTTTATTTTGTATCTTATCGTAGCGGCTGTTTGCGCTGCCATTGCTGATCGTCTTGTCCCGGGTCGCGTTCCAGGTGGATTTTTCACATGCGCCGTTTTTGGTATTCTCGGCGCTTGGATTGGCGGTAGCTTGATGGGGTCCATCGGTCCGAGTTTAGGTGGCATTTCAATCTTGCCCGCTATTGTCGGATCTGGTTTGTTTATTTTTCTGTTCTCGATGATTTCGGGCAGACTCAGAGCAAGCTAA
- a CDS encoding DEAD/DEAH box helicase family protein, translating into MPESKDDKLKPRARKGDASVTKLEAKTLAAPGVKASGVIAGGVRSLAEPAPEEPLLTNLNFRHPLRRYQEEILELVDDKLAKGEREIHIVAPPGAGKTIIGLQLIANFKRPALILAPNTTIQSQWGQKLDLFLPPEQVDFGCKDIIGTHEDMPLKPITVMTYQVLSTPGKEQEYLTKLSHRSWVDELCKGRGLSIGEAELRILEILQNNPKAHQKEMSRHNSRLRKKLADVMDLNEVLHPNAVQLLQSLRRQKFSLILFDECHHLTDYWAAIMQHLIKYLDNPLVIGLTGTPPEKKSQTQEGRYVSLVGAIDYQVPTPALVREGGLSPFQDLVYFVEPTKREFDFLEEQHQEFHHVLEELCGLNWLEGTGQLQMPAVIETRTNADDSQGIVNGKTNADDSLAVSNTRAVSGAISSEQAKEIAAILPPLTGWIFIESQRIQKEHGFDRYLKDEPVLATAYLRAIWKLKLPSPKHIELSEELTQAPLLDDWMVIIDDFAAHKLKISSSREDHALFEQIKAALRKLGYGITEQGLRKQASPVDRVLAFSQAKSRAVTEILALEYRVLDDRLRACVVTDFERMSATAVKNLDGILNEESGGALAVMRTLLASPISTYINPCLVTGSLLLIDKRVADQFGEAARAYLKDQGHKFELQVIDQPDGTFCQVTATSGAWESRLYVALATSIFERGITKCLIGTRGLFGEGWDSQALNTLVDLTTTTAPVSVKQLRGRSIRIQNDAAGYRKVANNWDVVCIAPSLEKGLNDYQRFVRKHDGFFGICDDGQIECGVGHVHPSFSELTGNDVFASVEDFNREMMERALVRDKIYDLWKVGQPYNNHLLPCLEVAKLRKMALTPPHIRHNQKYKEHAKQMRAALNGVYLEHYGLGTITALITLGLTFSAGPLSMLAILPVVTAGILARLRHKALEARFYKDVCRIAPDDTVGSTGKITVDSSVESSVESPVVSTIDSSISGSISGSVDNGGQSVERVITLKDTKSNSQQQGLLDIATAVLTALQIVKQIPATVSRDSLHVTMRSDGSYRLFLDDVEPKACKVFNQSLKEILAPISNQPYLVPKYEYPLASSSTEVETRKFFKKYLAGRAEPRVGSYHAVPSLLARSQKGREVFEECWNKYVSPGFVVSTETKPELLNKYFGIGPSLSQRLLWD; encoded by the coding sequence ATGCCAGAAAGTAAAGATGACAAACTCAAACCTCGCGCAAGAAAGGGTGACGCGTCTGTTACCAAACTAGAGGCCAAAACGCTTGCTGCCCCCGGTGTCAAAGCTAGCGGGGTTATTGCTGGCGGTGTGCGCAGTCTGGCAGAGCCAGCACCAGAAGAACCTCTACTTACTAATTTAAATTTTCGCCATCCACTGAGGCGCTATCAAGAAGAAATCCTTGAGCTGGTGGACGACAAACTGGCAAAAGGCGAGCGCGAGATCCATATTGTGGCGCCTCCAGGAGCTGGTAAGACAATCATCGGCTTACAGTTGATTGCCAATTTTAAGCGTCCGGCTCTGATACTGGCGCCAAACACGACAATACAATCGCAGTGGGGTCAAAAGCTCGATTTGTTTTTGCCGCCGGAGCAAGTGGACTTTGGCTGTAAGGACATCATCGGCACCCATGAGGACATGCCGCTCAAACCTATTACTGTTATGACTTATCAGGTATTGTCCACGCCTGGTAAAGAGCAGGAATATCTCACCAAGCTCAGTCACCGCTCCTGGGTGGATGAGCTTTGCAAAGGTCGGGGTCTCAGCATCGGTGAGGCTGAGCTGCGTATCCTGGAAATTTTGCAAAACAATCCAAAAGCTCATCAAAAAGAAATGTCAAGACATAACAGTCGGCTGCGCAAAAAGCTGGCTGATGTGATGGACTTAAACGAAGTCTTGCACCCAAATGCCGTGCAACTTTTGCAATCTTTGCGCAGACAAAAATTTAGTTTGATTTTGTTTGATGAGTGCCACCATTTGACTGATTACTGGGCGGCAATCATGCAGCACTTAATCAAGTATCTGGATAATCCTCTAGTAATAGGTTTAACAGGTACTCCACCTGAGAAGAAAAGTCAGACACAGGAAGGACGCTATGTCTCACTGGTGGGCGCTATTGATTATCAGGTGCCGACACCAGCCCTGGTGCGTGAGGGTGGACTCTCACCTTTTCAAGATCTGGTTTATTTTGTTGAACCCACTAAAAGAGAATTCGACTTCCTGGAAGAGCAACACCAGGAATTTCATCACGTCTTAGAAGAACTCTGCGGTCTTAATTGGCTTGAAGGCACAGGGCAGTTGCAAATGCCAGCGGTGATAGAGACCAGGACAAATGCTGATGATAGTCAGGGTATTGTTAACGGCAAGACAAATGCTGATGACAGTCTGGCTGTAAGCAACACCAGAGCCGTATCTGGTGCCATAAGCAGTGAGCAGGCAAAAGAAATTGCGGCGATATTGCCACCACTAACTGGCTGGATTTTTATTGAGTCGCAACGCATCCAAAAAGAGCACGGCTTTGACCGCTATCTAAAAGATGAGCCAGTGCTGGCAACAGCCTATCTAAGAGCTATTTGGAAACTCAAATTACCCAGCCCTAAACATATCGAATTATCAGAAGAACTGACCCAGGCGCCACTACTAGATGACTGGATGGTGATAATCGACGACTTTGCCGCGCACAAACTAAAAATCAGCTCAAGCAGAGAAGATCATGCTTTGTTTGAACAAATCAAGGCAGCTTTGCGCAAACTCGGCTATGGCATTACCGAGCAAGGACTGCGCAAGCAAGCCTCGCCAGTGGATAGAGTGCTGGCCTTTTCGCAGGCCAAAAGCCGGGCAGTGACAGAGATTTTGGCACTAGAATACCGCGTCCTTGATGACCGACTGCGTGCTTGTGTGGTCACTGACTTTGAGCGCATGTCAGCTACTGCTGTTAAAAATCTGGACGGCATTTTAAACGAAGAATCGGGCGGAGCACTGGCTGTGATGCGGACCTTGCTTGCCAGTCCAATATCAACTTATATCAATCCCTGCCTGGTCACTGGCTCGCTTTTACTAATCGACAAAAGAGTAGCTGACCAGTTTGGTGAGGCAGCTAGAGCTTATCTAAAAGACCAGGGACACAAATTTGAGCTACAAGTAATCGACCAGCCAGATGGCACATTTTGTCAGGTGACAGCGACATCCGGCGCCTGGGAATCAAGACTCTATGTAGCACTGGCAACCAGCATCTTTGAACGCGGCATCACTAAATGTCTTATCGGCACTAGAGGTCTTTTTGGCGAAGGCTGGGACAGCCAGGCTCTCAATACTCTCGTGGATTTGACCACAACCACAGCACCAGTATCGGTCAAACAATTGAGAGGCCGCTCTATCCGCATCCAAAACGATGCCGCTGGTTATCGCAAAGTAGCAAATAACTGGGACGTGGTCTGTATTGCGCCAAGTCTAGAAAAAGGACTGAATGATTATCAGCGCTTTGTGCGCAAACATGATGGATTTTTTGGCATCTGCGACGATGGTCAAATCGAGTGTGGTGTAGGTCATGTGCACCCATCATTTAGCGAACTGACTGGCAACGATGTCTTTGCCTCGGTGGAAGACTTTAACCGCGAAATGATGGAGCGCGCTCTGGTGCGTGACAAAATCTATGACCTGTGGAAAGTCGGGCAGCCTTATAACAATCATCTATTGCCCTGCCTGGAAGTAGCCAAGCTGCGCAAAATGGCACTGACACCGCCGCATATCAGACATAATCAAAAATACAAAGAACACGCCAAACAAATGCGCGCCGCCTTAAACGGTGTCTACCTGGAGCACTATGGTCTGGGTACAATCACCGCACTTATCACACTGGGTCTTACGTTTAGTGCTGGTCCGCTCAGTATGCTGGCAATACTACCGGTAGTGACAGCAGGAATATTGGCAAGGCTGAGACATAAAGCTCTGGAAGCACGGTTTTATAAAGACGTATGCCGTATTGCTCCCGACGATACCGTGGGTAGCACTGGCAAAATCACAGTAGACAGCTCCGTAGAGAGCTCAGTGGAGAGCCCCGTAGTAAGCACCATAGATAGCTCTATATCTGGCTCTATATCGGGCTCTGTCGATAACGGCGGCCAAAGCGTTGAGCGCGTAATCACGCTTAAAGATACCAAGTCCAATAGCCAGCAACAGGGTTTGCTAGATATCGCCACAGCGGTATTGACGGCTCTACAAATAGTCAAACAAATACCAGCAACAGTCAGTCGAGATAGTCTGCATGTCACCATGCGCAGTGACGGCAGTTACCGGCTATTTCTCGATGATGTTGAGCCTAAAGCCTGCAAAGTCTTTAATCAGAGCCTTAAAGAAATCCTGGCACCAATAAGTAACCAACCATATCTGGTGCCCAAATACGAATACCCTCTGGCAAGCAGCTCAACAGAAGTCGAGACCAGAAAGTTTTTTAAAAAGTATCTTGCTGGTCGCGCCGAGCCTCGTGTGGGCTCCTATCACGCCGTGCCATCGTTACTTGCGCGCTCGCAAAAGGGGCGCGAAGTCTTTGAAGAGTGCTGGAATAAATACGTAAGCCCCGGCTTTGTTGTCTCTACTGAGACAAAGCCGGAGCTTTTAAACAAGTATTTTGGTATCGGACCGTCGCTATCGCAGCGCCTGCTCTGGGATTAG
- a CDS encoding efflux RND transporter periplasmic adaptor subunit, translating into MEPLTDGMSGGAPQDRRNLGADNASGNASGNVSGGTSGKSHGNFSGRKPPAPKVLLLAITVGILLLVGVLVAGILPRLNRQAELNKHAEVIATTKRTIAVVKAVKDKGKSSFTLPANLEPIQEIPIYARCDGYLKERLVDIGDVVKVGQVLAVIDAPELDKQLEQARADLRQANSQVKSNQADLAHAQSVLMTAKASVRRLQANLAFSKRQLGRYEELADEGAISREQRDEKQRDLDADLAAIQAARAEVDAADAQVSSAREKIEVARGAVASAQANLERNQTTQNFRYVKSPCNGVVTARNVDAGALVSEGSANSVQSLLTIARTDELRVFVAVPQMMYRKVSVGTSAHLEVAEMPGRTFQAVVAKVSGGLDAASRTMLVQVRIPNGEHILKPGMYGTIVFDSLTSTDDGPGTVPVLIPASALIVRPTGQFVAVVNANGTVHMQVVSTGRDYGRQIEVLKGLIGGETIVLDPDVDLKDGAVIKPELKAMRAD; encoded by the coding sequence ATGGAGCCATTAACGGATGGCATGTCGGGCGGTGCTCCGCAAGATAGAAGAAATCTGGGCGCCGATAATGCCTCAGGCAATGCCTCAGGCAATGTCTCTGGCGGCACATCGGGCAAATCCCACGGCAATTTCTCTGGGCGCAAACCGCCAGCTCCAAAGGTGCTTCTGTTGGCAATTACTGTTGGCATTTTGTTGCTTGTCGGCGTGCTAGTGGCGGGCATATTGCCGCGTTTAAACCGTCAGGCTGAGCTAAATAAACATGCTGAGGTAATTGCCACCACCAAGCGCACTATTGCTGTGGTCAAAGCTGTCAAAGATAAGGGCAAAAGTAGTTTTACCTTGCCCGCCAACTTAGAGCCTATCCAGGAGATACCGATATATGCTCGTTGCGACGGTTATTTAAAAGAGCGTCTCGTTGACATCGGCGATGTCGTAAAAGTCGGTCAAGTATTGGCAGTAATAGATGCCCCTGAGCTTGATAAACAGCTTGAGCAAGCACGCGCTGACTTGCGACAAGCCAATAGCCAGGTAAAGTCTAACCAGGCCGATCTAGCTCATGCTCAGTCAGTCCTAATGACTGCTAAGGCGTCGGTGCGTCGCTTGCAAGCTAATCTTGCTTTTAGCAAAAGACAATTGGGTCGCTACGAAGAGTTAGCCGACGAGGGCGCCATCAGTCGCGAGCAACGTGACGAAAAACAGCGTGACCTTGACGCCGACCTCGCTGCCATCCAGGCTGCTCGAGCTGAAGTAGATGCAGCTGATGCACAAGTAAGCTCGGCACGTGAAAAAATCGAAGTAGCGCGCGGTGCAGTTGCTAGTGCCCAGGCTAATTTGGAGCGTAACCAGACGACCCAAAACTTCCGCTATGTCAAATCTCCTTGCAACGGTGTTGTTACTGCTCGCAATGTCGATGCCGGAGCACTGGTCAGTGAAGGCAGTGCCAATAGTGTGCAATCCCTTTTGACCATAGCTCGCACAGATGAGTTGAGAGTATTTGTGGCAGTACCTCAGATGATGTATCGCAAAGTCTCTGTGGGTACTTCAGCTCACCTGGAAGTCGCTGAAATGCCTGGTCGGACCTTTCAAGCTGTCGTGGCCAAAGTCTCTGGCGGTCTTGATGCTGCCTCACGTACGATGCTGGTGCAGGTGCGTATACCTAACGGTGAGCACATTCTCAAGCCAGGCATGTACGGCACCATCGTTTTTGACTCTCTCACTTCTACCGATGATGGACCAGGCACTGTGCCTGTTCTGATTCCTGCCAGTGCATTGATTGTCAGACCAACTGGGCAGTTTGTGGCAGTGGTCAATGCCAATGGTACAGTCCATATGCAAGTGGTCTCCACCGGTCGTGATTACGGACGGCAAATCGAGGTCCTAAAGGGCTTAATCGGTGGCGAAACAATCGTGCTCGACCCCGATGTCGACCTTAAAGATGGTGCTGTGATTAAACCAGAACTCAAAGCGATGCGAGCAGACTAA
- a CDS encoding rhodanese-like domain-containing protein, with protein MNTAQPAEISVTDLKKRLDAGEDLFILDIREPHELQVAAINHTAHIPMGELPSRFEELADLKEKEFVVMCRSGARSQRCVDFLQSRGYQKALNLSGGILAWSDLIDPTVPKY; from the coding sequence ATGAATACGGCTCAACCGGCAGAAATAAGCGTGACAGACCTGAAAAAGAGGCTCGATGCAGGCGAAGACCTCTTTATTCTTGACATTCGCGAACCCCATGAACTGCAAGTAGCAGCAATCAATCACACTGCCCATATACCAATGGGTGAATTGCCCAGCCGCTTTGAAGAACTGGCAGATCTCAAGGAGAAAGAATTTGTGGTGATGTGCCGCTCCGGTGCAAGATCACAGCGCTGTGTGGACTTTTTGCAAAGCCGCGGCTATCAAAAAGCCCTCAACTTGAGCGGCGGTATCCTGGCTTGGTCTGATCTAATTGATCCGACGGTACCGAAGTACTGA
- a CDS encoding matrixin family metalloprotease: protein MIRAFWAATLCLFLSLFAVPAFASNGDSDVYKLIQARRYDLAMPKLKQMVAQNSRDMSAQYYLGVCAMGLRDFPLAELAFTRVIISSPPQDVFAQAARKGLTSFRSQINPFECLMNNHSMRWAREAMPVKIYFSEGWRVPAGMEGHLMSRAEYKQVTAMLQNYNPSQWQLMPGYARSTGEAVKKGLKSLEWAQKEGLFSFVTVNSPQGADIVVLYCAKTVQEEHSGFTSYPYEWSQPCLIQIVVDNKIDDAQLKANSLTQISAHEFTHAFGLKHSSDPKDLMYPTGEWVEGSDHRMTMVTEHSASDKMCLRALYTMEPDVKFISVQHK, encoded by the coding sequence ATGATCAGAGCATTTTGGGCGGCAACCCTTTGCTTGTTTTTGTCGCTTTTTGCTGTGCCAGCGTTTGCCTCCAATGGCGATAGCGATGTCTATAAACTGATTCAAGCGCGCCGCTATGATCTGGCCATGCCAAAGTTAAAGCAGATGGTGGCACAAAATTCTCGTGATATGTCCGCACAGTATTACCTTGGAGTTTGTGCCATGGGCTTGCGGGATTTTCCCCTGGCGGAGCTGGCTTTTACTCGCGTCATTATTAGCTCACCGCCACAAGATGTCTTTGCTCAAGCCGCTCGCAAAGGGCTGACGAGCTTCCGCAGTCAAATCAATCCCTTTGAATGTTTGATGAATAATCACTCAATGCGCTGGGCCCGTGAAGCTATGCCTGTAAAAATATACTTCAGCGAAGGCTGGCGTGTCCCTGCTGGCATGGAGGGGCATCTGATGAGCCGCGCTGAATACAAACAAGTTACCGCCATGCTGCAAAATTACAATCCCAGCCAATGGCAGCTCATGCCAGGTTATGCGCGAAGCACTGGTGAAGCTGTAAAAAAGGGGCTCAAGTCTTTAGAGTGGGCGCAAAAGGAAGGGCTATTTAGCTTTGTCACTGTTAACTCACCTCAAGGTGCTGATATTGTGGTGCTCTATTGCGCTAAAACAGTCCAGGAAGAGCACTCCGGTTTTACATCCTATCCCTATGAGTGGAGTCAGCCCTGTTTGATTCAAATTGTTGTCGATAACAAAATCGATGATGCTCAGCTCAAAGCCAATAGTCTCACGCAAATTAGTGCCCACGAGTTTACTCATGCCTTTGGTCTTAAGCACAGCAGTGATCCCAAAGATTTGATGTATCCTACTGGCGAATGGGTCGAAGGCTCCGACCATAGAATGACCATGGTTACAGAGCACTCAGCCAGCGACAAAATGTGTCTCCGTGCACTCTACACAATGGAGCCGGATGTAAAATTCATTTCGGTGCAGCATAAATAA
- a CDS encoding protein kinase, with amino-acid sequence MTIELIAGKYKLMGVLGRGGMSTVYKARLTSSKKTYALKLLNFKVPPGGTTSDAVSVETRASIALRHPNLRRVHEVGVSRDGQPYIVMDLLPGVSLADYIVSHGRLKAATALPFFY; translated from the coding sequence ATGACTATTGAGCTTATAGCTGGCAAATACAAACTTATGGGTGTCCTCGGCCGTGGTGGCATGAGTACGGTCTATAAAGCCCGCCTGACTTCCAGCAAAAAGACTTATGCTCTCAAACTGCTCAATTTTAAGGTGCCACCGGGTGGCACCACAAGCGATGCTGTCAGTGTAGAGACCCGCGCTAGCATAGCCTTGCGCCATCCCAATTTAAGACGGGTGCACGAGGTCGGTGTTAGCCGCGATGGGCAGCCTTATATCGTCATGGATCTTTTGCCTGGTGTCAGTCTCGCTGACTATATCGTCAGTCATGGCCGCCTAAAGGCCGCCACCGCCTTGCCCTTTTTTTATTGA
- a CDS encoding HAD family hydrolase — MDTQLAKYDCLLFDFDGTLVPSLDYWLSGFKHAFQILGYDLTEEEIIAGCFYRGDKAVAEHFGIECHQSFWQLVQHKIMTHYDQAELFDGVREVLDFCRASKIPLGLVTSSERPVIEKAFHHLKLDGYFDAVVTASDVEHCKPNPEPVLKALKILGKEPVNDHSKVLFIGDYIVDVQAGRAAGVSTALYFADCHRRFHAEEHVMASAPDFMFNSYADLFETLKRDLGSSRVN, encoded by the coding sequence ATGGATACACAACTAGCTAAATACGATTGTTTGCTTTTTGACTTTGACGGTACTCTGGTGCCCAGTCTCGACTATTGGCTGAGTGGTTTCAAACATGCCTTTCAAATACTTGGCTATGATCTCACCGAGGAAGAAATCATTGCTGGTTGTTTTTACCGCGGCGACAAAGCCGTTGCAGAACATTTTGGTATTGAATGCCACCAATCGTTTTGGCAACTGGTGCAGCACAAAATCATGACTCACTATGACCAAGCTGAGTTGTTTGATGGAGTGCGCGAAGTGCTCGATTTTTGCCGTGCCAGTAAGATTCCACTGGGACTGGTGACGTCTTCGGAGCGTCCGGTGATTGAAAAAGCCTTTCATCATCTAAAACTTGATGGTTATTTTGATGCGGTGGTTACAGCTAGCGATGTGGAGCACTGTAAGCCCAATCCTGAGCCGGTTTTAAAGGCTCTCAAAATTTTAGGCAAGGAACCTGTTAACGATCATTCTAAGGTCCTGTTTATTGGCGATTATATCGTCGACGTGCAAGCCGGTCGCGCCGCTGGCGTTAGTACAGCACTGTATTTTGCCGACTGTCACAGACGCTTCCACGCAGAGGAACACGTCATGGCATCGGCACCAGACTTTATGTTTAATAGTTATGCGGATTTATTTGAGACCTTAAAAAGGGATCTTGGATCATCCAGAGTAAATTGA
- a CDS encoding type IV toxin-antitoxin system AbiEi family antitoxin domain-containing protein: MYAHRPPAAAFLRFINGLPKGYIFTTRDLIPFAPRSTLDSALSRLVKSRTLERLARGVFRFYNPKNRKVSVRQIAAVKRRAFGRKIATVATAIDRDRLERLDDRGRELLKPSSITLVSDGRTSSFLFHQDSSRINLRSAAMRINRLGESSAGRMLRDLWLLGDDSITSKDIEKAWSKLTPKEIAKVPALKKLLPNWLVQLLPPTPTSCLEQLMIRPIKKTVYIKPRKNKNP, encoded by the coding sequence ATGTATGCCCACAGACCCCCAGCCGCGGCATTTTTAAGGTTTATCAACGGACTGCCAAAAGGATATATTTTCACCACCAGAGATTTAATACCATTTGCTCCTCGCAGCACACTCGATAGCGCGCTTTCAAGACTGGTAAAAAGTAGGACTCTAGAACGTCTGGCAAGGGGCGTCTTCAGATTCTACAATCCCAAAAATCGCAAGGTGTCAGTGAGACAAATTGCTGCTGTTAAGCGTAGAGCCTTCGGCAGAAAAATCGCCACCGTCGCCACAGCTATCGACCGGGATCGGTTGGAAAGGCTCGACGACCGAGGCAGAGAGCTGCTCAAGCCATCCTCCATAACTCTGGTATCAGATGGGCGCACAAGCTCATTTTTATTCCACCAGGATAGCTCCCGCATCAATCTAAGAAGCGCGGCAATGCGCATCAACAGGCTTGGCGAAAGCTCAGCAGGAAGGATGTTGCGTGACCTATGGTTACTGGGAGATGACTCAATAACTAGCAAGGACATAGAAAAAGCATGGAGTAAATTAACACCAAAGGAAATAGCAAAAGTACCTGCACTTAAAAAACTATTGCCTAACTGGTTAGTGCAATTGCTTCCGCCAACTCCTACTAGTTGTTTGGAGCAACTGATGATACGACCCATCAAAAAAACAGTCTATATAAAACCGCGCAAAAACAAAAATCCTTAG
- a CDS encoding tetratricopeptide repeat protein yields the protein MTDWCKDPAWLSHFGSFLIVMVAMLAGAPAQCQNGNYEKEKKAYQICMDGSQQNATGNYSQARQTLSAAVGLDPSSYSGYLHKQLALSCQGLKDYEGQVSELRAAMRYSPDDDRLGYDLAICYHNAGQSDKAIDALNDFVKRTKNSQLKADATRQLKQMGAFGNLKAATKAIDSNNLPEAQRLLARAASFDPSTYSADVHSNLCYVLQRMGQPEQAIIEGKAALKLNPDEKTTVYSVGLAYQDIGKFDEAISWLKRYAQMETDSDGRRKAENFIAELADDRTKQDMGSVNKPDYYELLNKKGPAESWPKAALPLKVYFAPSERARGYRPIFKSYVVRAFDTWGNTTGKITYKVVKDRQKADIVVTFTSDPLTMDESKRVRQKAGLTYVKSENGEIQSADVQISTVNPFNDNKPVEDGECAATCMHEIGHSLGLGHSPCVSDIMYFGSSSKQTGMPTSRDKNTIAKLYQQLPVVAMAPVSKIPVPIKYLPPPAFMPPKPPDTDLRPPLFLPPPLPKEVEKLRPPLFLPPPLKTTGASAPANATSKSGANGTGAKIPPAKAPALPFFMPPPKTR from the coding sequence ATGACAGACTGGTGCAAAGACCCAGCCTGGCTCAGTCATTTTGGCTCGTTTTTGATTGTGATGGTGGCAATGTTGGCTGGCGCTCCAGCACAGTGTCAAAATGGCAACTACGAAAAAGAAAAAAAAGCCTATCAAATTTGTATGGATGGGTCACAGCAAAACGCTACAGGCAACTATTCACAAGCCCGGCAAACACTGAGTGCGGCAGTAGGGCTAGATCCAAGCAGTTACTCTGGCTATTTGCACAAGCAATTGGCGCTTTCTTGTCAGGGACTAAAAGACTATGAGGGGCAAGTTAGTGAACTCCGGGCGGCAATGCGCTATAGCCCGGACGACGACAGACTGGGCTATGACCTGGCAATTTGTTATCACAATGCCGGGCAAAGTGACAAAGCCATCGACGCCTTAAACGACTTTGTTAAACGCACTAAAAACAGTCAGCTCAAAGCAGACGCTACAAGACAGTTAAAGCAAATGGGTGCTTTTGGCAATCTAAAAGCAGCGACAAAGGCTATAGATAGCAACAATTTACCGGAAGCACAAAGATTGCTAGCAAGAGCGGCGAGCTTTGATCCATCGACTTATTCAGCCGATGTGCACAGCAATTTGTGTTATGTGCTGCAACGCATGGGTCAACCAGAGCAAGCCATTATCGAAGGCAAAGCAGCGCTAAAACTAAATCCAGACGAAAAGACAACAGTCTATAGCGTGGGTCTGGCTTATCAAGACATCGGTAAATTTGACGAAGCAATATCCTGGCTAAAGCGCTATGCACAAATGGAAACAGACAGCGACGGACGAAGAAAAGCGGAGAACTTTATAGCGGAGCTGGCTGACGATCGCACAAAACAAGACATGGGCTCGGTCAATAAACCAGACTACTATGAGCTACTCAATAAAAAAGGACCAGCCGAAAGCTGGCCAAAAGCAGCGTTACCACTAAAAGTATATTTTGCGCCCAGCGAGAGAGCACGGGGTTATCGCCCCATCTTTAAAAGTTATGTAGTCAGAGCATTTGATACCTGGGGTAATACCACCGGCAAGATCACTTACAAAGTCGTAAAAGACAGACAAAAAGCCGATATAGTTGTCACTTTTACAAGCGATCCACTGACTATGGACGAAAGCAAAAGAGTAAGACAGAAAGCTGGATTGACCTATGTCAAAAGTGAAAACGGCGAGATCCAATCTGCCGACGTACAGATAAGCACTGTCAATCCATTTAACGACAATAAGCCAGTGGAAGACGGCGAATGCGCCGCCACGTGTATGCACGAAATCGGGCACAGCCTGGGTTTAGGACATTCGCCTTGCGTCTCTGACATTATGTATTTTGGCTCATCCAGCAAACAAACTGGCATGCCAACAAGCCGAGACAAAAATACAATCGCCAAACTATACCAGCAACTACCTGTAGTGGCGATGGCGCCTGTTAGCAAAATTCCGGTGCCAATCAAATACTTGCCACCGCCAGCTTTTATGCCACCTAAACCTCCGGATACAGACCTGCGACCGCCTCTATTTTTGCCGCCTCCTCTGCCAAAAGAAGTAGAGAAGCTGAGACCTCCGCTATTTTTACCTCCTCCTCTCAAAACGACTGGCGCCAGTGCTCCTGCTAACGCCACAAGTAAATCAGGAGCAAACGGCACAGGTGCTAAGATACCGCCTGCAAAAGCTCCCGCCCTGCCGTTTTTTATGCCACCACCCAAAACACGCTAA